One segment of Brassica napus cultivar Da-Ae chromosome C3, Da-Ae, whole genome shotgun sequence DNA contains the following:
- the LOC106454811 gene encoding protein TIFY 9 isoform X1, with amino-acid sequence MSRVTTELDFFGLEKKQTNNVPKPKFKKFLDRRRSFRDIQGAISKINPEIIKSLLASGANHADSSTISPSVPSTPKADHPQIPISPVQAPLTMQTEHSSGTVPMTIFYNGTVSVYQVSPNQADDILKVVMETAPKKDKSIVKDHSVIPPTTLRTKLFGKNLEGDLPIQRTRSLQRFLEKRKERLVSISPYFPTSG; translated from the exons ATGTCTAGAGTTACCACAGAGCTAGACTTCTTCGGTCTCGAGAAGAAGCAGACCAACAACGTTCCAAAGCCTAAGTTCAAGAAATTTCTCGACCGTCGTCGCAGTTTCCGAG aTATTCAAGGTGCGATTTCTAAGATCAATCCGGAGATTATCAAATCGTTGTTAGCTTCTGGTGCTAACCATGCAGATTCATCGACTATATCTCCTTCGGTTCCGTCTACTCCAAAGGCAGATCATCCTCAGATCCCTATTTCTCCGGTCCAAGCGCCTCTCACCAT GCAAACGGAACATAGCTCTGGAACTGTTCCTATGACCATCTTCTACAATGGAACCGTCTCCGTTTACCAAGTGTCTCCTAACCAGGCTGATGATATTCTGAAGGTTGTCATGGAAACAGCACCAAAGAAAGACAAATCGATTGTGAAAGATCATTCGGTAATTCCTCCGACCACCCTAAGGACAAAGCTCTTTGGCAAGAATCTAGAAGGAG ATCTTCCCATCCAAAGGACAAGGTCACTGCAAAGGTTTCTTGAGAAGCGCAAGGAGAG ATTAGTATCAATATCTCCTTACTTCCCCACATCAGGCTAA
- the LOC106454811 gene encoding protein TIFY 9 isoform X2, with translation MSRVTTELDFFGLEKKQTNNVPKPKFKKFLDRRRSFRDIQGAISKINPEIIKSLLASGANHADSSTISPSVPSTPKADHPQIPISPVQAPLTMQTEHSSGTVPMTIFYNGTVSVYQVSPNQADDILKVVMETAPKKDKSIVKDHSIFPSKGQGHCKGFLRSARRD, from the exons ATGTCTAGAGTTACCACAGAGCTAGACTTCTTCGGTCTCGAGAAGAAGCAGACCAACAACGTTCCAAAGCCTAAGTTCAAGAAATTTCTCGACCGTCGTCGCAGTTTCCGAG aTATTCAAGGTGCGATTTCTAAGATCAATCCGGAGATTATCAAATCGTTGTTAGCTTCTGGTGCTAACCATGCAGATTCATCGACTATATCTCCTTCGGTTCCGTCTACTCCAAAGGCAGATCATCCTCAGATCCCTATTTCTCCGGTCCAAGCGCCTCTCACCAT GCAAACGGAACATAGCTCTGGAACTGTTCCTATGACCATCTTCTACAATGGAACCGTCTCCGTTTACCAAGTGTCTCCTAACCAGGCTGATGATATTCTGAAGGTTGTCATGGAAACAGCACCAAAGAAAGACAAATCGATTGTGAAAGATCATTCG ATCTTCCCATCCAAAGGACAAGGTCACTGCAAAGGTTTCTTGAGAAGCGCAAGGAGAG ATTAG